atattttaattaaattttaaatactaaaaataaatagtaaaaaataaaatatttattaaaaattaaaactgatcaaatcgaatcgaattgaattgaatgagatcgattcagtttgattcgatttttaattaaaatcagtttgattcgatttttataaatactaaaattttaatttttaatttattcaaatcgatttgattttaaatcgaaccgaatgaaTAATCATCCCTAACTATATGCATATAATGTTAATGAGGATATTTAGTTTAACTTTTTCACCTAGATAATACATTTTGAAAGAGCTATTTTATCTGTTTGGTAAACTCTTTGAAAAGGCAGCTGATtcattttagaaattttttttatcagactGATAATTAATTAgaccttattttttatttaaataatattattcttttagtatatattaattataaaatttatatatttaaataaattatttataaatataaatataaaatattataataaatgtattaacggtaatctttattttttatataattaaaatatttatatatatatttaaaatattacttattgaaaatataataaatttaatatgactaaaataattaacatacaaaaaattataaaaataaagtcaCAAAAAAATTACTGAATTAACTAAAATACTgaagaataatttttataatcatCGCAAGGACAAATTGATACTTTTAGCTATTTTTTGTACGTTCATCACTCTCTTATAAATGAggacaaataaattttattattattattattatttttttcactcaTTTAAATAtgaagagatttttttttaattttctttctcttcccATTTCTATCCAAACAAAGTGTTAATTGGGAAATTTTgtttttaacaaaatatattattaaggcACAAATGCAGATGGCTACAGAAATATTGACAGGCAAAAACCGCTCCTTCAAAGCTCGTATGTCCCCTGGTGATAGCCGGAGAACTGCCCAATCTCTCTCCTCCATGCAACTGGCGAGCAAACCAACAAAACCACTACACTCACCAAAACCATAGTTTTCTCTTTTGAAATCTCTTtcagggaaaaaaaaagaaaaaagaaatctctttctttctcctctAAAACCTCACCTGCAATGGCTTTCTTCTCATTTGGGCTATACCATCTCCAACCAACCAATTTAAGAAACAATCCGTCCGCTTTCCTTCTTCCCTTAATCTGTCTTCACTTCATTCTCAGTTTTGTTTGGCTTTATCTCCACTTAGATTAGGTTCAAGATTGCTTGGCAGTGGTCTTCTTGCAAGAGCTGAAGATAAACAAAATAGGTACTTTTGGTTCCTCTCTTCGCCATATAGTTTTTGCTTTCCCTCCCGCGATTACATTATAGGTACTTTTGGttcctctcttctctctctgtTCTTCCTCTGTGTCTGTATCTCCCTCAAACCCTTCGATTCGATCCAATCTGAGAAGCCTATGTGAATCTTTATCGTAATTTGGGGAAATCTAGGGTTTTTGCTTCTGAGTTTTGTTTCATTTTCTCGTGATGTGTTGGTAAATTGTTGATTGGAGATTGTTTTTATGATTGTTCGGGCGTTAGGGTTTGAGGATCTGAGTAAGGTTACGTGTTAAGTGGGCGTTTTTTTTGGTAAATTCAAAGATGTTTTGGCGTGGCGTCGCCGGTGagtgctttttttttctttttcatttcttgAATTGTTTCTTTCATTCTTGATTCGCATCACGTATTTATGAATGCATCTTCGTGTTAGTTTAGCTTTTTTGTTTCCTTAttgtcccttttttttttccttcctgGTTGCTGGGGAGTGTGGAAAAATAGAAGCAAATGGATATTTTGAATTCCAGTGGTTTACTGTGTCTCGGACCCATCGTAGACTGAAACTTTTGTCTGATTCATATGTATAACGTATTTCCCTTTTCTTTAACGGAGGTGGCGCTGGGTGGGGAAGGTTGATCAtacattttgaatttttttttaaggcaAACTAATAATTTTCTTTCACTAGATTTGTTAAAACGAAGAAGTAGCTACTTAGGGGGATCAGGTGTGCCATGTTGCCCACCTCATCCATGGGTAGCCTTCAACGCCCAATGTAATAATGGCAGTAAAACGAGACCAAATCAACTTGAAATTCTTTTTATCCAATGCATTCACACGCAAATGTTTTGGATGTTCTAGGAAGAAAACTGTGTTTCTATAAATTGTTGACACTTTAGACCTTTTGCTGATAGAGTTACACGTTTTGAAGTTGGTTTTCTTGGAACATGCTTCCTTGAATTTCTAAGGTTTCCAATTTCAGAAATTCATAATGTGATGCTGTACTTGTTTAACGACTTTGAAATTTGAAGGCATTATAATTGGAATATTGGAGATTGTACCTTCttaaaatcttaatttattAGCGGTGTGCATCTGGGGATTGTAAAGTCAGCATGATGAAAAGTCAAACTGCATTACTCTTTGTGATCACAGTATATGGGATAAGACCTCTGTTGGGAGTCACTATCATTTGTAAATTGTTATTGATCTGCTAGTGCTAACCACAATATTCATGTCTTTGCTGTTTGGACTTAAGTCTCACGCTCTCACTTTTGGTTGCATATCTATGTATAACATGGATACAACTGATTAACCACCTCTATCTTTTGGCGTGTGGGGGTGGGGGACCATGCTTGTGTGCCCACGATAAAAAGAATACTATAGAACTTCTTCTGTTATCCACACACACAGGAGTTAGGATATGGCGGTCGCTGGCACTTTGGGTGTGCTCACCATTATCTACTTTTGACATCTTTCTCTGTGTCTTATGTTATTCAGTTTATCTCTTCTGAGTGATGTAATTATCAGTCTGCCTGAGTCAACTCTGTGAAACTTGTGTAATCCAATGTCCTTTTTGTAACCCTAAATGCTTGAAAGCCCTTCTTGCTCTTAACTGTGAAGTTTGGATGATTGGATCCCTTGTTTTGTTTAGTATTATGAATTTTGGTTTGGCTTTTGTAATTTATTTGATAGTTGCCTAATtttctgtacttaccattttaTGTTTGGATGTGTTGTATAAATGCAAAGGGTGagtcttaaaatttttttgttggaTAATTTTGTGAATGTTTAAGGTGGAGACAATTTTGGACAAGGACAACTTTACACTCGAGGAGCTGCTTGATGAGGATGAAATTATTCAAGAATGCAAAGCTCTAAATGGACGTCTTATCAATTGGTAATGTCTTTTTATGGCTAATTGCTCTGTGCTTCTCCTTGCTTTTTCTATAAAAGTTCTCTTTAAGAATTTTGTTAATTGAGGAgatttttgtaatttatttattgaaattatatttaaatagaattataaataagtaaaatagaattataaacaagtaaaatttaaaatttaaattaatcaaatatatttaattagaaatttaaatttaaatattttatatagtatactttttttaatttgaaaaagagcgttttaattttttaatgactCTGTCTTTAAACaatgtaaatttaaattaatcaatatatttaatataaatttaattttatatgaaaataattttaataactattaaatttgtataaattaaattaaaatgaatatatgaatttaaattataaaaaaaaacttaatttaattattatcaaatttatCTAATATTAAGTGTAAgctctatatatattaaatggcTCACATTAGCAAGTGATCCAAAACCaatgagttttatctttttaatatacATTAAATAAACGCAAATAGAAGCCAATTAGAGATAGTctaatttcatctttttgtaTTTAAAGAGTAGAGAGCAGGTGCTTCAATGTACTTTTTAGGGCTAATGGTATAAAATATTATGAACTTTGCACGCTCTGTTGATTGTGTTGCTTATGTGGGGTTGAGAACTTGAGATGGAATACAAGTAGACAACACAGACTCATTTGTAATTCCTTTCTCACTATTGACACTTGATATAATGAAAGTTGTACAAATATGGCAAGTACATAATAGATATGTGGGTTGTAATTAATATTGCATGAGAAGAACTTTATATTGGTATAATTATTAGAAGCATTGATCTGAGTTGAAAATTGTGTTTGTGATTGAATGAAGTTTGGGGGTTAAAGGTTGAGAGTTCATTgaagtgaaattttattattcatagaTGGAATTAGAACCAGTTTAGGATGGAGACTCTAGAGTATTTTTGGTAGGAAAAAATGTCATGAAATACATGACAACAATTAATTGCAAAAATAAGAGAAGCACCACGGAACGTGACATCTCCATTTCGGTTAGTTAAATAATCTTATAGGGGTGTTGCAGttagtggtattagagctaaCGTTTAGGCCGTTCTAGGTATTTAGGAGAAGGAACAAGTATAAGCAAATGTATATACCTTATAAGTTAAGGTCAGGATACAACTCTACTATAGGTTTTTGTAAGTTGTCTAAGAATGTTATTTGACATTCAATATGTGTTAGAAGATAGAGGTGATAGTCTAAAGTCGTGATCGCAATAATCTATTCAATGTTACAAATGTGTGTATTGTAAGCTGCAGATTACATTATGGACATTGGAGCATTGAGTGGAAATTGTGTGCATCGCTTTTAAGAATCTGCTAGGATATGGTAGATGCCTTATATCTGATGCAGTTGTATCATGACAAGTTTCTAATTGCTATAAAGTGACTTCTAATAAAAGTTTAtatccttttaaaataaaatactagagaCATCAGCAATAAGGTATAGGAAAATTCTACGATAGCGACAATGAACTCGAAAAACATAattgtttttgtgttgtttctcattaaaaagaggaattttataaacattatgatataagagaaatgaaaaaaaggagagCCATGATTAGATGAAATAGGCTAGAACATGTCAGTGACCAATCATCTTGTTCACTTTTTACTGTAATGATTGTTTGATATCGAAACATAGTCATAACCTTTGAGGGAAATAAATTTGGATTATCATAATACCAGATTGAAGGGTTTTAAAGaaagattaattatttataggattatagataaaaataaagccACAAAAGAAATCATTGAATTAGCTAAGATATAGGAGAACAATTTTCATAAAGGGACCATGAGTGAATTAGATCCTTAATATTGTCAAAACTTGTCTATAACTTAGGATAAAAGCATACAGAAGTACCTAAAATGAATAACTTGGAAAGCTTGTCAAAGAAACGGCAATTAGCATGCTAATAGGTGCAATTTATGATATAAAACAACACTTGAAAGGCAGTGTCACAGTCTACATATAAAATGCAAGTTGGCATTTAAAGTTATAAAGTATAGACGAAGTGTCGCAACTACCCAAAATCCTCATTCACTAGCGGACTAAATGAAATTgttgtttgaaaaaaaaaaggataatggcataaaaaaATCCGAAATTTTATTGCTTGGCACAATAAAttaggatttaaaaatatttagcgattcttttcaaatttgaattgaaagtgGGGAGCATCTGTCGGTAGCAAGCCACATTGTATTTTTTCATTACTTGACGGTGGACTCTATGCTACACCTTGAATAACCAAGGTGAGACATTAATTCTCGTCCTTCGCACAAAAAATTAGTCTTCTCGCTTCACTACCATTTTGGCCTCAAAAAAGGAGATATTGCCTTCGTTCTTTCTCCTAACTCTATTCACCTTTCGATCCTTTATTTCTATATCTTCTCTCTCGGTGTCGTTACCTCTCCTTAGAAATCAAATATCTTTAAACCTGAGATTCTTCACCAAATTCAGCTGTCGAAACCTGTAATTGGGTTCGTCACGTCGAATGGTGCTCATTCAATTCCTAATCTCAGAACAATCATACTCGACTCTCCCGAGTTTGAATCGCTAATGATGAGTCTAGCTCACTGTGGAGAAATGGAAGGAGAAAAGGTTTACTAATTGGACCCTGTGACGATTCTCTATCCTCACGGACTACTGGTCGAGTTAATGGAGTGATTTTGACTCATCGAAATTTCACATATATGGTGGCTACAAGTCATGCGGTTTACACGACTCGGATGGCAGCTGCAATTTCCTTTTTCCCGTTGCctcattttcatgtttatggTTTGTGTTATTTCGTGACTGCTTTAACTATAGGAGCGGCGGTGGTGTCCATggttaaatttgatatgaaggcAATGTTGACAGTAATTGAGGAGAGTAAGGTCACTCACGTAGCACAGACTGCACCGGCGGTGGTGCTGATGACTAAGGATCCTAGGTTGTTAGACGACTATGATTTGAGCTCTCTAGATATTGTAGCCTGCAGAGTTGCTTCGCTTAGGAAAAGCGTACTTAAACTATTTCGGCaataatttccaaatttgaCTTTAAGTCAGGTTAGTTAGACACCAAACTTGGATTTTTAGCATTAACCGGTGGTTAATTTCTCACATTGGTTAATCAATGTGTAGCGTATGATCCACcgttaagtaataaaaaaaaatatataaggaaCGTCACGTTAGCCACCGGCAAATGCTCCCCCACttacatttcaaatttgaattgaatcgctaaatgtttttaaattctAAGTTATTGTAGCAAgtaaaatctttttaattaaaatgcaaaaaatctttaaaggtttaaattttttatgccattatccaaaaatatattaataaataatgtggTCACTCAATCCATTATTCCTTTCTCATTGTTGACACTTGGTATCTATGAAGTGTTGATTTGAGTTGAAAATTGTGTTTGTGGTTGAAGGAAGTTTAGGAAAGTTAAGATTGAGAGTTCactgaattgaaattttatcattCACAGATGGAATGAGGACCAATATATAGAGGAGACGGTGTCGAATTTTCGATAGGAAAACAccttttgattaaaatttaaaatcctcAAAGATTTGGAATATTTATGCCATTGTCCCTAAAAATATTACTAAACAAGACACACTCATTCGCGATTCCGTTCTCACTATTGAAACATGACATAATGAAAATTGTACAAATATGGCATATACATAATAGATATGTGGGTTGTAATTAATATTGCATAAGAATAATTTTGTTTTGGTATAATTATTAAAAGCGTTGATCTGAGTTGAAAATTGTGTTTGTGATTGAATGAAGTTTGGGGGTTAAAGGTTGAGAGTTCATGgaagtgaaattttattattcatagaTGGAATTAGAACTAGTTTAGAAAGGAGACTCTATAGTATTTTCAGTAGGAGAAAATGTCATGAAATACATGATAATAGTTGattgaaaaaataagagaagcaCCACCGAACCTGGCATCTCTATTTCGGTTAGTTAAATAACCTTATAGGGGTGTTGCAGttagtggtattagagctaaTGTTTAGGCCGTTCTAGGTATTAAGGAGAAGGAACAAGTATAAGCAAATGTTTATACGTTATAAGTTAAGGTCAGGATATAACTCTACTATAGGTTTTTGTAAGTTGGCTAAGAATGTTATTTGACATTCAACATGTATTAGAAGATTGGGGTGATAGTCTAAAATCGTGATCGCAATAATCTATTCAATGCTGCAAATGTGTGTATTGTAAGCTGCAGATTACATTATgtacattggagcattgattggAAAGTTTGTGCATCACTTTTAAGAATCTGCTAGGATATGGTAGATGCCTTATATCTGAAGTTGTTTCATGACAAGTTTCTAATTACTATGAAGTGACTTCTAATAAAAGTTTAtatccttttaaaataaaatactagagaCATCAGCAATAAGGTATAGAAAAATTCTATGATAGCGATAATGTACTCGAAAAACATATTTgttttttgtgttgtttgtaATTAAAAGGaggaattttatatatattataatacaagataaatgaaaaaaaggagagCCATGAGTAGGTGAAATAGGCTAGAACATGTCAGTGACCAATCTTCTTGTTCACTTTTTAGTGTAACGATTGTTTGATATCGAAACATAGTCATAACCTTTTAGTGGACTCTACACTACACCTTGGATAACCAAGGTGAGATATTAATCCTTGGTTAGTTaagttaaaattcttaattggtgtagaaaaacataaaacgcTCTCTTCCATGCCGTCACTCTCTGTCGAATTTATTTTCCCGACTTTGTCCTTCGCACAAAAAATTAGACTTCTCGCTTCACCACCATTTTGGCTTCAGAAAAGTAGATATTGCCTTTGTTCTTTCTCCTAACTCTATTCACCTTTCGATTCTTTATTTCTGTATCTTCTCTCTCGGTGTCGTTAGGTCTCCTTAAGAATCAATTATCTTTAAACATGAGATTCTCCACCAAATTCAGTTGTCAATACCTGCAATTGTGTTCGTAACGTCGGATGCTGCTCGTATAATTCCTAATCTCAAAACAATCGTACTCGAGTGAAGGTTTACCGATTGGACCCTGCGATGATTCTCTATCCTCACGGACTACTGGTCGAGTTGATGGAGTGGTTTTGACTCATCAAAATTTCACATGTATAGTGGCTGTAAGTCATGAGGTTTACAC
This sequence is a window from Manihot esculenta cultivar AM560-2 chromosome 4, M.esculenta_v8, whole genome shotgun sequence. Protein-coding genes within it:
- the LOC122723452 gene encoding 4-coumarate--CoA ligase-like 9 → MATEILTGKNRSFKARMSPGDSRRTAQSLSSMQLFCLALSPLRLGSRLLGSGLLARAEDKQNSLSLLSDVETILDKDNFTLEELLDEDEIIQECKALNGRLINWRKGLLIGPCDDSLSSRTTGRVNGVILTHRNFTYMVATSHAVYTTRMAAAISFFPLPHFHVYGLCYFVTALTIGAAVVSMVKFDMKAMLTVIEESKVTHVAQTAPAVVLMTKDPRLLDDYDLSSLDIVACRVASLRKSVLKLFRQ